CTCCCTGGGACATGTCGGAGAATGCCATGATCACCTTGCCCACCGCGGTCAGGTGGCCGGGTATCCGCTGGCCCACAGCCGTTGGTGTCGGCCCGGAAGCCCGGCCGTTGAACTTCGCCAGGTAGACGGTGTCCCCATGATTGAGTACGGCAAGCTGGATGGTCATCCCGGTGCGCTGGGCAAACGCATGCATCACCGGTCGGGCTCCCTTCAGGAGCCGGTTCTGGTTCAGTGCAGCCTGGCCCATCTCGTAGGCCTTCACACCGAGTTCGTAGGTCTGCTCGGGCGAGCGGGCGAGCCACCCGGCTTGGGCGAGCTGGTCGAGGAGACGATGGACTGACGAGCGTGGTAGCCCGGTTCGGGCGGTCACCTGGGCCAAGGTCAACGGACCCGCACCGTTGAAGGTCTCCAGAACCAGGGATACACGCTCGACTACCGACACCGGTGAGTCGTCGGTGTGCGTTGTTCTCACTCAACCTCCCGCTTCACGCCACCTCAGTGTGTGACTGTAGTCACGGTACTCCCGGTACGAAGTCCGCATCAAATAGGCCCGGGAGCCTCAGCGGCGCCAGAGCACATCGAGGCCGACGCACCGCACTCTGCCGACCCCTCGGGCTCCGTGATGTACTCGTCTGCTGAATCGGATCACGGGGGAGTTCGGCGGCTGCAAGCCGCTCGACGAGTAGACCCCGATCGTCGGAGAAACCGACTGTCTCCAACCCGCGCGCCCGGGCGGCGGGTTGACCACGTAGTCGCCTGACCCGGTTGCGAAAACTTGTCCCACTCAGTCGGAGATGTACCTCACTATCGGTCGGCTACTTGCCAAGCTGGTCAGAGTGCGACGAGATATGCGGTCGCGACCAGCTGAACGGTAGTGCATCGAGGACGACCACGGGGCCCGCCCACACGACTGTGCGGGCGGGCCGAACGGCGGTCTGCCAGCGCCACGATGATGACATTTGGCGTCCCCACCCGCGGGAAGGCGAGGAGGCCGTCGGACGGGGCCACCCGCGCTACGAGCCCTTTCCTGCACGTACTTTGACGCTCCAACGCACGATCACCCGGAGAAGGATGTGGATGTTGTGACAGTCCAGGACAACGATTTCGATGCAGTCGTCGTCGGAGCTGGGATCTCCGGCTTGTACGCGGTCTACAAGCTTCGTCAGCGGGGTATGCGCGTACACGGGTTCGAATCCGCCGAAGGCGTCGGCGGCACGTGGTACCACAACCGATACCCGGGTGCGCGATGCGATGTCGAGAGCATCGACTACTCATACTCCTTCGACGAGGAACTGCAACAAGAGTGGACGTGGACCGAGCGATTCGCTACTCAGGACGAGATTTTGCGGTACCTCGAGCACGTAGCCGATCGGCACGATCTGCGCTCCGCGTACGACTTCCTGACCCGGGTGACCTCAGCGACGTATGACGAGGAGACCACGCGGTGGTCGATCACAACGGACACCGGTCAGAACGTGACCGCTCGCTTCTGCGTGCTCGCCACCGGCGTGCTGTCCGCAACCAACAAGCCGGACATCCCAGGGCGCGATACATTCGGCGGCGCCACCTACCACACCGGCGAAT
The sequence above is drawn from the Rhodococcus jostii RHA1 genome and encodes:
- a CDS encoding IclR family transcriptional regulator produces the protein MRTTHTDDSPVSVVERVSLVLETFNGAGPLTLAQVTARTGLPRSSVHRLLDQLAQAGWLARSPEQTYELGVKAYEMGQAALNQNRLLKGARPVMHAFAQRTGMTIQLAVLNHGDTVYLAKFNGRASGPTPTAVGQRIPGHLTAVGKVIMAFSDMSQGARPRQLLQDDSDGELVRRTPHSITSRAQLDTEFAQARDRGAAFDRGEAFAGIGCVGVSIGPPDHIYGNLAGLSVCAPVTSLDYRKLVGPARVAAREIWDRCVAADLASH